One segment of Candidatus Effluviviaceae Genus V sp. DNA contains the following:
- a CDS encoding TonB family protein, which translates to MTARAPYRTQERRERERVYRRRMAVAVVASLALHACAFIVIERTAPSLPIVRQVGYPGPTRILPEISVEREPGPEESEGAVSAGPAGGEFYRVVPIEVVDWEIPSGEGLGEETERASADAQRDDEPVFFLDLSRPQPTSDLVAFEHFVLPVYPRSTLEKGLQGRVVIRTHVTPTGVVDDVRVVRSELDAAAEMEAVRAASLWRFRPVVMGGKPTAVVIETSIWFRFRDEPGRVGADGD; encoded by the coding sequence ATGACTGCGCGTGCTCCCTACAGAACACAGGAGCGGAGAGAGCGCGAGCGTGTCTACCGTCGCCGGATGGCGGTCGCCGTCGTCGCGTCGCTCGCTCTCCACGCCTGCGCGTTCATCGTGATCGAGCGAACGGCCCCCTCGCTTCCGATCGTGCGGCAGGTCGGATATCCCGGACCGACCCGGATCCTGCCGGAGATCTCCGTCGAGCGGGAGCCCGGACCGGAGGAGAGCGAGGGCGCCGTCTCGGCGGGGCCGGCAGGCGGCGAGTTCTATCGTGTGGTCCCGATCGAGGTCGTCGATTGGGAGATCCCCTCCGGCGAGGGGCTGGGAGAGGAGACCGAGCGGGCGAGCGCCGATGCGCAACGCGATGACGAGCCCGTCTTCTTCCTGGATCTCTCCAGACCGCAGCCGACCAGCGACCTCGTCGCATTCGAGCACTTCGTCCTGCCCGTCTATCCTCGCTCGACGCTCGAGAAGGGACTTCAGGGGCGTGTCGTCATCCGGACGCACGTGACGCCGACGGGCGTCGTGGACGACGTCCGGGTGGTGCGTTCGGAGCTCGATGCGGCCGCCGAGATGGAGGCCGTCAGGGCGGCTTCGCTCTGGCGCTTCCGTCCGGTCGTGATGGGCGGCAAGCCGACAGCCGTCGTCATTGAGACGTCGATCTGGTTCCGCTTCCGCGACGAGCCCGGCCGCGTCGGGGCCGACGGCGATTGA
- the glgC gene encoding glucose-1-phosphate adenylyltransferase translates to MLLAGGRGQRLHPLTRDRAKPAVPFGGIYRIIDFSLSNAINSGFRRVFVLTQYKSISLARHLRQGWGFLSYPLGEFIENVPAQQRLGESWYRGTADAIWQNVYLLEQLKPRYVLILSGDHVYTMDYSGIVAYHRASGADVTLCVQERPIQEGPSLGVIEVTDDWRVAGFQEKPEKPKPMPAKSDRILASMGIYVYSTEVMIERLREAAGNERFDFGHDVIPMMIDRGDDVRAYAFGDGSQNYWRDVGTIDAYWSANMDLLLPTPEVNLYSEEWSLNTYQGRYPPAKFLYAEPSEGGRMGVAVDSIVSTGCIISGGRIQRCVLSPCVRTNSYSYAFESILMEGVDVGRYAKLRRVIVDKGVRIPPKTQIGYDPEEDAERFTVTENGVVVIPKGYRFEE, encoded by the coding sequence ATGCTGCTCGCCGGCGGACGAGGCCAGCGGCTGCACCCGCTCACCCGTGACCGGGCGAAGCCGGCCGTCCCGTTCGGCGGGATCTACCGGATCATCGACTTCAGCCTGTCGAACGCCATCAACTCGGGCTTCCGGCGGGTCTTCGTTCTCACGCAGTACAAGTCGATCTCGCTGGCCCGGCATCTTCGACAGGGGTGGGGGTTCCTGAGCTATCCTCTCGGCGAGTTCATCGAGAACGTGCCTGCTCAGCAGAGGCTGGGTGAGAGCTGGTACCGGGGCACGGCCGACGCCATCTGGCAGAACGTCTATCTGCTCGAGCAGCTCAAGCCCCGCTACGTGCTTATCCTCTCGGGCGATCACGTCTACACGATGGACTACAGCGGGATCGTCGCCTATCACCGCGCGTCCGGGGCCGACGTGACGCTCTGCGTACAGGAACGGCCCATACAGGAAGGTCCCTCGCTCGGGGTGATCGAGGTCACGGACGACTGGCGCGTCGCCGGTTTCCAGGAGAAGCCGGAGAAGCCGAAGCCGATGCCGGCGAAGTCCGACCGGATTCTCGCCTCGATGGGGATCTATGTCTACTCGACCGAGGTGATGATCGAGCGCCTCCGCGAAGCTGCCGGGAACGAGCGCTTCGACTTCGGCCACGATGTCATTCCCATGATGATCGACCGCGGCGACGACGTCAGGGCGTACGCGTTCGGCGACGGTTCTCAGAACTACTGGCGGGACGTCGGCACGATCGACGCCTACTGGTCGGCGAACATGGATCTCCTTCTGCCCACGCCCGAGGTCAACCTCTACTCGGAGGAGTGGTCGCTCAACACCTATCAGGGACGCTACCCGCCGGCGAAGTTCCTCTATGCCGAACCGAGCGAGGGCGGTAGAATGGGCGTCGCGGTCGACTCGATCGTATCAACCGGCTGCATCATTTCCGGCGGCCGGATCCAACGATGTGTTCTCTCCCCGTGTGTCCGCACGAACAGCTACAGCTATGCGTTCGAGTCGATCCTCATGGAGGGCGTCGATGTCGGCCGCTACGCGAAGCTCAGGCGTGTCATCGTGGACAAGGGCGTGAGGATCCCCCCCAAGACGCAGATCGGGTACGATCCCGAGGAGGACGCCGAACGGTTCACGGTGACGGAGAACGGCGTCGTCGTGATCCCGAAGGGGTACCGGTTCGAGGAGTAG